A stretch of the Cellulomonas sp. WB94 genome encodes the following:
- a CDS encoding ATP-binding protein: MPQHVRGEALRGRLPDVRPLDGLRSIKIKLGVLVAATVTLAALITWLGTNNHLGPSRTLPLAILISLVLTQLLARGMTSPLREMTAAARAMAGGDYSRRVRATSRDEVGQLATAFNTMADDLEQADTLRRELIANVSHELRTPVTALQAQLENIVDGVSEADPATMRVALAQTERLGRLVTYLLDLSRVEAGAVGLEITEVPLRAFLEEAAAGASLVGADKGLTFPVEVDPPDLVVPADPERLHQVVANLLHNAVRHSPPDEEVRLVATRSGSDVRIDVVDHGPGIDRAQRAQVFERFARGNNPAITGQASTGGTGLGLAIARWAISLHGGSIEVADTDVGCTMRVTLPSRRPTSFFARR; this comes from the coding sequence ATGCCCCAGCACGTGCGCGGCGAGGCCCTGCGGGGCAGGCTGCCGGACGTGCGTCCGCTCGACGGCCTGCGTTCGATCAAGATCAAGCTCGGGGTGCTCGTCGCGGCGACGGTGACGCTCGCCGCGCTCATCACGTGGCTCGGCACCAACAACCACCTCGGGCCGTCGCGCACGCTCCCGCTCGCGATCCTCATCTCGCTCGTCCTCACCCAGCTCCTGGCGCGCGGCATGACGTCGCCGCTGCGTGAGATGACGGCGGCCGCACGCGCGATGGCGGGCGGCGACTACTCCCGGCGCGTGCGGGCGACGAGCCGCGACGAGGTCGGGCAGCTCGCGACCGCGTTCAACACGATGGCCGACGACCTCGAGCAGGCCGACACGCTGCGGCGCGAGCTGATCGCCAACGTCTCGCACGAGCTGCGCACCCCGGTGACGGCGCTGCAGGCCCAGCTCGAGAACATCGTCGACGGCGTGAGCGAGGCCGACCCGGCGACGATGCGCGTCGCGCTCGCGCAGACCGAACGCCTGGGCCGGCTGGTCACCTACCTGCTGGACCTGTCGCGCGTCGAGGCGGGCGCCGTGGGCCTGGAGATCACGGAGGTCCCGCTGCGAGCGTTCCTCGAGGAGGCCGCGGCCGGCGCGTCGCTCGTGGGGGCCGACAAGGGGCTCACGTTCCCCGTCGAGGTCGACCCGCCCGACCTCGTGGTGCCGGCGGACCCCGAGCGCCTCCACCAGGTCGTGGCCAACCTCCTGCACAACGCCGTCCGGCACTCCCCTCCCGACGAGGAGGTCCGGCTCGTCGCGACGCGTTCTGGGTCCGACGTGCGCATTGACGTCGTCGACCACGGCCCCGGGATCGACCGGGCGCAGCGCGCCCAGGTCTTCGAACGGTTCGCCCGCGGCAACAACCCCGCGATCACCGGCCAGGCGTCGACCGGCGGCACGGGGCTGGGCCTCGCGATCGCGCGGTGGGCGATCTCGTTGCACGGCGGGTCGATCGAGGTCGCCGACACCGACGTCGGCTGCACCATGCGGGTGACCCTGCCGAGCCGGCGACCGACGTCGTTCTTCGCGCGCAGGTAG
- a CDS encoding M15 family metallopeptidase, with the protein MTHAPAERATGRPGRNLARLGVLVALVGVTVVVPVSQRSMSAGAAVAADALTDSTVPGTVEALTSVPFSVLPPASLVSADATAVRSTLTASRSDDRDPLPGCDGTTRPAGSNGLLKVSDLCTLWDGRTQIRADAAVSFAVLNQAFVARFGADMCLESGYRTLAQQRSVKAQKGGLAAPPGKSNHGWGLAIDLCKSETTGVKWTWLNENGPAYGWDNPSWARPGGSGPFERWHWEFSKGVQADGEYYG; encoded by the coding sequence GTGACCCATGCCCCGGCCGAGCGCGCTACGGGTCGGCCGGGCCGGAACCTCGCGCGGCTCGGTGTGCTCGTCGCTCTCGTCGGTGTCACGGTCGTCGTACCGGTCAGCCAGCGATCGATGTCGGCAGGCGCCGCAGTCGCCGCAGACGCGCTCACCGACTCCACCGTTCCGGGCACCGTCGAGGCGCTGACCTCGGTGCCGTTCTCCGTCCTCCCGCCCGCGTCCCTCGTCTCGGCGGACGCCACCGCGGTCCGTTCCACGCTCACCGCCAGCCGGTCGGACGATCGCGACCCCCTGCCGGGATGCGACGGGACGACCCGCCCCGCCGGGAGCAACGGCCTGCTCAAGGTCTCGGACCTGTGCACGCTCTGGGACGGCCGCACGCAGATCCGGGCGGATGCAGCCGTGTCGTTCGCTGTGCTCAACCAGGCGTTCGTGGCCCGCTTCGGTGCGGACATGTGCCTGGAGAGCGGGTACCGCACGCTCGCCCAGCAGCGGTCCGTCAAGGCGCAGAAGGGCGGCCTCGCGGCGCCCCCCGGCAAGAGCAACCACGGCTGGGGTCTCGCCATCGACCTCTGCAAGTCAGAGACGACCGGCGTCAAGTGGACGTGGCTCAATGAGAACGGCCCGGCGTACGGGTGGGACAACCCGTCGTGGGCACGCCCCGGCGGCAGTGGCCCCTTCGAGCGCTGGCACTGGGAGTTCTCCAAGGGCGTCCAGGCGGACGGCGAGTACTACGGCTGA
- a CDS encoding hemolysin family protein, with the protein MSTSWALLLAVLLLAGNAFFVGAEFAIISARRSSIEPLADAGDRRARTVLWAMEHVSLMLAVAQLGVTVCSTSLGLVAEPAIAHLLLRPLEAIGASTGLAHPIAFVVALVLVVYLHVVLGEMVPKNLAVAGPDKAVLLFGPPLVWVGRVVRPVVSALDWTANHVLRLFGVEPRAEIASAFTAQEVQSIVERSRAEGLLADSSGLLSGAIEFSDRTAADVMVPFADLLTVPVGASPDDVERLVARTGFSRFPVAGPGGELTGYVHLKDVLYANDVTRYVPVPAWRVRALAAVTPEAEVEDALAAMQASGSHLARVDDGGRVVGVVFLEDILEELVGEVRDAMQREQPR; encoded by the coding sequence ATGAGCACGTCCTGGGCACTCCTGCTGGCCGTGCTGCTGCTCGCGGGCAACGCGTTCTTCGTCGGTGCGGAGTTCGCGATCATCTCCGCGCGGCGTAGCTCGATCGAGCCGCTGGCCGATGCGGGCGACCGTCGCGCGAGGACGGTGCTGTGGGCGATGGAGCACGTCTCGCTGATGCTGGCGGTCGCGCAGCTCGGCGTGACCGTGTGCTCGACGAGCCTCGGTCTCGTGGCGGAGCCGGCGATCGCGCACCTTCTGCTGCGACCCCTCGAGGCGATCGGTGCGAGCACCGGCCTGGCCCACCCGATCGCCTTCGTCGTGGCCCTGGTGCTCGTCGTGTACCTGCACGTCGTGCTCGGCGAAATGGTGCCGAAGAACCTCGCCGTCGCGGGACCGGACAAGGCCGTGCTGCTGTTCGGGCCGCCGCTCGTCTGGGTCGGGCGCGTGGTGCGGCCGGTCGTCTCCGCGCTCGACTGGACGGCCAACCATGTCCTGCGACTGTTCGGTGTCGAGCCCCGGGCGGAGATCGCCTCGGCGTTCACCGCACAGGAGGTGCAGTCGATCGTCGAGCGGTCGCGGGCCGAGGGGTTGCTGGCCGACTCGTCAGGGCTGCTGTCAGGTGCGATCGAGTTCTCGGACCGGACCGCTGCCGACGTCATGGTGCCCTTCGCGGACCTCCTGACCGTGCCGGTCGGGGCGAGCCCCGACGACGTCGAGCGGCTCGTGGCCCGGACCGGGTTCAGCAGGTTCCCGGTCGCCGGGCCCGGGGGTGAGCTCACCGGGTACGTGCACCTCAAGGACGTGCTCTACGCCAACGACGTGACCAGGTACGTCCCGGTGCCCGCGTGGCGCGTGCGAGCGCTCGCGGCCGTCACGCCCGAGGCCGAGGTCGAGGACGCGCTCGCGGCGATGCAGGCGTCAGGGTCGCACCTCGCCCGCGTGGACGACGGCGGTCGCGTCGTCGGCGTCGTCTTCCTCGAGGACATCCTCGAAGAGCTCGTGGGTGAGGTTCGGGACGCGATGCAGCGCGAGCAGCCCCGCTGA
- a CDS encoding GDSL-type esterase/lipase family protein, which yields MTVGDLPLRLAVIGDELVAGVGDPKGLGWVGRVAARTHAPTPVTVLTLAVPGETSTALGARWEDEVDRRLSPEADNRLVVALGRADVEAGLSLARSRLNLANVLDIAEQRRISTFVVGPPPGRAGDGDKIADLSGAYGDVATRRRVPYVDTYTPLAAHEQWLGDLAAGDGVLPGQAGYGLMAWLVLHTGWHGWLGLPDDAV from the coding sequence ATGACTGTGGGCGACCTGCCGCTGCGCCTGGCGGTGATCGGCGACGAGCTGGTCGCCGGCGTGGGCGACCCGAAGGGCCTCGGGTGGGTCGGGCGCGTCGCCGCGCGCACCCATGCCCCGACCCCCGTGACCGTCCTGACGCTGGCCGTGCCCGGTGAGACCAGCACCGCGCTCGGCGCGCGCTGGGAGGACGAGGTCGATCGGCGCCTGTCCCCCGAGGCGGACAACCGCCTCGTCGTCGCCCTCGGTCGCGCGGACGTCGAGGCCGGGCTGTCGCTTGCGCGGAGCCGGCTCAACCTCGCGAACGTCCTCGACATCGCCGAGCAGCGCCGGATCAGCACGTTCGTCGTCGGCCCGCCGCCGGGCCGCGCCGGGGACGGCGACAAGATCGCCGACCTCTCCGGAGCCTATGGCGACGTCGCGACGCGACGACGGGTCCCCTACGTGGACACCTACACCCCGCTCGCGGCGCACGAGCAGTGGCTCGGTGACCTCGCCGCAGGCGACGGTGTCCTGCCCGGTCAGGCCGGCTACGGGCTCATGGCATGGCTCGTGCTCCACACCGGGTGGCACGGCTGGCTCGGGCTGCCCGACGACGCCGTCTGA
- a CDS encoding hemolysin family protein, producing MLTEWLLVGLGVLLTAGTAVFVASEFSLVTLDPGVVDRKTKADDRRGQSVRKALARLSTELSGAQVGITVTTILLGYTTQPAVIALLRVPLEDSVLGRAVGGAVAGVLALVLVNGFSMLFGELVPKNFALSRPLGTARAVSTFQRTFTTVLRPLIVVFNGSANALLRRVGVEPREELSGGRSPQELASLVRRSAQVGTLDESTATLLTNSLDFEELTAIDVMTDRQRVVVVRRDDPASHVVALARETGHSRFPVVGDGRDDIVGLVHLRRAIGVPYGRRSEVPAAALMVDAPRVPETVRLGPLLVELRELGMQMAVVVDEYGGTSGIVTLEDVVEELVGDVADEHDRRRSTVTRRADGSWALPGLLRPDELTEATGLSVPEDGPYETLGGLVMALLGRVPEVGDEVVADDVRLRVEAMAGRRVERVAVAPVDEGETPDDDRGHGERGRDERGRDERGRDGGGRG from the coding sequence GTGCTGACCGAGTGGCTCCTCGTCGGCCTCGGCGTGCTCCTCACCGCTGGGACCGCCGTCTTCGTCGCGAGCGAGTTCTCCCTCGTCACGCTCGACCCCGGGGTCGTCGACCGGAAGACGAAGGCAGACGACCGTCGCGGCCAGTCCGTCCGCAAGGCGCTCGCCCGGCTGTCGACCGAGCTGTCCGGGGCGCAGGTCGGCATCACCGTGACCACGATCCTGCTCGGGTACACGACCCAGCCGGCGGTCATCGCGCTGCTGCGCGTCCCCCTCGAGGACTCGGTGCTCGGCCGGGCGGTGGGTGGAGCCGTCGCCGGCGTGCTGGCGCTCGTCCTGGTCAACGGGTTCTCGATGCTGTTCGGCGAGCTCGTCCCGAAGAACTTCGCGCTCAGCCGCCCGCTCGGCACGGCGCGGGCCGTCTCCACCTTCCAGCGCACGTTCACGACGGTGCTGCGCCCGCTCATCGTCGTCTTCAACGGGAGCGCCAACGCGTTGCTGCGCCGGGTCGGGGTCGAGCCCAGGGAGGAGCTGTCCGGCGGCCGCTCGCCCCAGGAGCTCGCCTCGCTGGTGCGCCGGTCGGCGCAGGTCGGCACGCTCGACGAGTCCACCGCCACGCTGCTGACGAACTCGCTCGACTTCGAGGAGCTCACCGCGATCGACGTCATGACCGACCGTCAGCGGGTCGTCGTCGTGCGCCGGGACGACCCGGCGTCCCACGTCGTCGCCCTCGCCCGCGAGACCGGCCACTCGAGGTTCCCGGTCGTCGGCGACGGACGTGACGACATCGTCGGGCTCGTGCACCTGCGCCGGGCCATCGGCGTCCCGTACGGGCGGCGGAGCGAGGTGCCCGCCGCTGCGCTCATGGTCGACGCGCCCCGTGTTCCCGAGACGGTGCGCCTCGGGCCGCTGCTCGTCGAGCTGCGGGAGCTCGGGATGCAGATGGCGGTCGTCGTGGACGAGTACGGCGGCACCTCGGGCATCGTGACGCTCGAGGACGTCGTCGAGGAGCTCGTGGGTGACGTCGCGGACGAGCACGACCGCCGGCGCAGCACCGTCACGCGGCGGGCCGACGGCTCGTGGGCGCTGCCGGGCCTCCTGCGGCCCGACGAGCTGACCGAGGCGACCGGGCTGTCCGTCCCCGAGGACGGTCCGTACGAGACCCTGGGCGGCCTGGTCATGGCACTCCTGGGCCGCGTGCCCGAGGTCGGCGACGAGGTGGTCGCGGACGACGTGCGGCTGCGGGTCGAGGCGATGGCGGGGCGGCGGGTCGAGCGGGTCGCCGTGGCGCCCGTCGACGAGGGCGAGACGCCTGACGACGACCGCGGGCACGGCGAGCGCGGCCGCGACGAGCGTGGCCGGGACGAGCGCGGCCGCGACGGGGGTGGGCGCGGATGA
- a CDS encoding response regulator transcription factor — protein sequence MSNSAGAPTRPSEGTATTVVLVVEDEPAIASAIVQRLSAEGWRVESVGDGHAGVEAAARMQPDVVVLDVMLPGIDGLEVCRRIQAERPVPVLMLTARDDETDMLIGLGVGADDYMTKPFSMRELVARTKALLRRTERAARAAELASTPSLAEPALTVGDVVVDQAQRRVYRGDVEVHLTPTEFDLLVTLAGSPRTVLTRERLLAEVWDWVDASGTRTVDSHVKALRRKLGADLIRTVHGVGYAFEPAEPPE from the coding sequence ATGAGCAACAGCGCCGGCGCGCCGACGCGGCCGAGCGAGGGAACAGCCACCACCGTGGTTCTCGTGGTCGAGGACGAGCCCGCGATCGCGTCGGCGATCGTCCAACGGCTGTCGGCCGAGGGGTGGCGCGTCGAGTCGGTCGGTGACGGGCATGCGGGCGTCGAGGCGGCGGCCCGGATGCAGCCCGACGTCGTCGTGCTCGACGTGATGCTCCCCGGCATCGACGGGCTCGAGGTGTGCCGGCGCATCCAGGCCGAGCGACCGGTGCCCGTCCTCATGCTCACGGCGCGCGACGACGAGACCGACATGCTCATCGGGCTCGGCGTGGGCGCCGACGACTACATGACCAAGCCCTTCTCGATGCGCGAGCTCGTCGCGCGGACCAAGGCGCTGCTGCGGCGGACCGAACGCGCGGCCCGGGCAGCCGAGCTCGCGAGCACACCGAGCCTCGCCGAGCCGGCGCTGACCGTGGGCGACGTCGTCGTCGACCAGGCCCAGCGCCGGGTCTACCGCGGCGACGTCGAGGTGCATCTCACGCCCACCGAGTTCGACCTCCTCGTGACGCTCGCCGGGAGCCCGCGCACCGTGCTCACGCGCGAGCGGTTGCTCGCCGAGGTGTGGGACTGGGTCGACGCGAGCGGCACCCGCACCGTCGACTCGCACGTCAAGGCGCTGCGGCGCAAGCTCGGCGCCGACCTCATCCGCACGGTGCACGGCGTCGGGTACGCCTTCGAGCCGGCGGAGCCGCCCGAGTGA
- a CDS encoding aldose 1-epimerase family protein — translation MNTPAPSGRQFELVLGAQRATIAEVGASVREYAVGGRDVVLPFAADRIAPAFSGAVLVPWPNRLRDGRYTYAGVDHQVALTEPDRSTALHGLVAHARFTPAADAPPTATSVTLEHHLVPTAGYPFPLRTRVMYTLTDAGLGVTVTTTNLGDVTAPYGIGFHPWLSPGDARVDECTLRLDADSRVTVDDRLLPTGTEPVAGSYDLREPRLLAGVALDDAFVDVRRDADGLSWIQLGAPDGHAAAVWMDGSMDTWQVCTGDGIPVIERRGVAAEPMSCIADAFRTGERLVHLAPGENYTVRWGLTLL, via the coding sequence GTGAACACTCCCGCGCCGTCCGGCCGCCAGTTCGAGCTCGTCCTGGGCGCCCAGCGCGCCACGATCGCCGAGGTCGGCGCCAGCGTGCGCGAGTACGCCGTCGGCGGGCGCGACGTCGTCCTGCCCTTCGCGGCGGACCGCATCGCCCCCGCGTTCTCCGGCGCCGTGCTGGTCCCCTGGCCGAACCGGCTGCGCGACGGCCGGTACACCTACGCGGGCGTGGACCACCAGGTCGCCCTCACCGAGCCCGACCGGTCCACGGCCCTGCACGGTCTCGTCGCCCACGCACGGTTCACCCCGGCAGCGGACGCTCCGCCGACGGCCACGTCGGTGACGCTCGAGCACCACCTCGTGCCGACCGCCGGCTACCCGTTCCCGCTGCGTACCCGCGTGATGTACACGCTGACGGACGCGGGCCTCGGCGTCACCGTCACGACGACCAACCTCGGGGACGTGACGGCGCCCTACGGCATCGGCTTCCACCCGTGGCTCTCACCTGGCGACGCACGCGTCGACGAGTGCACGCTGCGCCTCGACGCTGACAGCCGCGTGACGGTCGACGACCGCCTGCTCCCCACCGGGACGGAGCCCGTCGCGGGGTCCTACGACCTGCGGGAGCCGCGCCTGCTCGCCGGCGTCGCCCTGGACGACGCGTTCGTCGACGTGCGGCGGGATGCGGACGGACTGTCCTGGATCCAGCTCGGCGCTCCCGACGGGCACGCGGCGGCGGTGTGGATGGACGGTTCGATGGACACCTGGCAGGTGTGCACGGGCGACGGCATCCCGGTCATCGAGCGCCGTGGCGTCGCGGCCGAGCCGATGAGCTGCATCGCGGACGCGTTCCGCACGGGTGAGCGACTCGTTCATCTCGCGCCTGGCGAGAACTACACCGTCCGCTGGGGGCTGACCCTGCTCTGA
- a CDS encoding multifunctional oxoglutarate decarboxylase/oxoglutarate dehydrogenase thiamine pyrophosphate-binding subunit/dihydrolipoyllysine-residue succinyltransferase subunit, with translation MSQKAQPDSNHADFGANEWLVDELYEQYLKDKDAVDPAWWEFFEGYRPSGATTTAPVAAAPAPSAPPAPAGAPAAAVPATPAVPTPAVQASAVASSADPSSVVAAPAASPTPVAEPEPTALALASPVATAQPATAPYAEVAATHHLPEPAVEATDDVQKLRGPAARVVANMEASLEVPTATSVRAIPAKLMVDNRIVINNHLARTRGGKISFTHLIGFALVEALADMPAMNTAFTLLADKPAVLTPAHVNLGLAIDLAKPDGTRQLLVPSIKKADTLDFAQFWSAYEDVVRRARGNKLTVEDFAGTTISLTNPGTIGTVHSVPRLMAGQGTIIGVGAMDYPAEFAGTSEDQLNRMGVSKVLTITSTYDHRIIQGAQSGDFLRILGVKLLGSDGFYDRVFTALRVPYEPVRWVRDSSNDPDAEAIKPARIAELIHSYRSRGHLMADTDPLAYRQRKHPDLDIQSHGLTLWDLDRTFPTGGFTGKPRARMREVLGLLRDSYCRSVGVEYMHLQDPRQRRWLQERLESGYARTPREDQLRILRRLNAAEAFETFLQTKYVGQKRFSLEGGEAVIPLLDAILSKAADGGLDEVGIGMAHRGRLNVLANIAGKSYGQIFSEFEGNQDPKSVQGSGDVKYHLGTEGTFTAESGATTQVYLAANPSHLEAVDPVLEGIVRAKQDRIDLGGDGFSVLPILIHGDAAFAGQGVVFETLNLSQLRGYRTGGTIHVIINNQVGFTTGASSSRSSQYATDVAKGLQVPIFHVNGDDPEACVRVAELAFEYREQFDRDVIVDMVCYRRRGHNEGDDPSMTQPLMYNLIEAKRSVRKLYTETLVARGDITVDEAEHVLRDYQTQLERVFSETREGGYTPPPSSEPVAGLERPESQLEDAGVMVGWKTAVDASVLERIGRAHVRPPEGFTIHPKLAQLLAKREQMSREGGIDWGYGELLAFGSLLIEGTPVRLAGQDSRRGTFVQRHAVMHDRQTGAEWTPLLYLAADQAKFWIYDSSLSEYAALGFEYGYSVERPDALVLWEAQFGDFVNGAQTVIDEFISSAQQKWGQHSSVVLLLPHGYEGQGPDHSSARIERFLQMCAEDNLTVAQPSTPASHFHLLRRQAYDRPRRPLVVFTPKSMLRLKASASDVADFTSGTFRTVIGDDVAATRASQVDRVVLCSGKVYWDLLAHRTEIGDERTAIVRLEQLYPLDGDTLAEVLAPYGDTELVWVQDEPENQGPWTHVSMHLPQVVGRPVRVVSRSASASPAAGRAKQHQAEQAALLEGAFAR, from the coding sequence GTGTCCCAGAAGGCTCAGCCCGACTCGAACCACGCCGACTTCGGAGCCAACGAATGGCTCGTGGACGAGCTGTACGAGCAATACCTCAAGGACAAGGACGCGGTCGACCCCGCGTGGTGGGAGTTCTTCGAGGGCTACCGGCCTTCCGGAGCCACGACGACCGCTCCCGTCGCAGCCGCGCCGGCACCCTCGGCTCCGCCCGCGCCCGCGGGCGCCCCGGCCGCCGCCGTCCCCGCGACGCCCGCGGTCCCGACCCCCGCGGTCCAGGCGTCCGCGGTCGCGTCGTCTGCGGACCCGTCGTCCGTCGTGGCCGCTCCGGCGGCATCCCCGACGCCGGTCGCCGAGCCGGAGCCGACGGCACTCGCCCTCGCCTCGCCGGTCGCCACCGCACAGCCCGCCACGGCGCCCTACGCCGAGGTCGCGGCGACGCACCACCTGCCCGAGCCCGCCGTCGAGGCGACCGACGACGTGCAGAAGCTTCGCGGCCCCGCCGCGCGCGTCGTGGCGAACATGGAGGCGAGCCTCGAGGTCCCCACGGCGACCTCGGTGCGTGCGATCCCGGCCAAGCTGATGGTCGACAACCGCATCGTCATCAACAACCACCTGGCCAGGACTCGCGGCGGCAAGATCTCCTTCACGCACCTCATCGGGTTCGCGCTCGTCGAGGCACTCGCGGACATGCCCGCGATGAACACCGCCTTCACGCTCCTGGCCGACAAGCCCGCCGTGCTCACCCCTGCGCACGTCAACCTCGGGCTCGCGATCGACCTCGCCAAGCCCGACGGCACCCGGCAGCTGCTCGTGCCGAGCATCAAGAAGGCCGACACGCTCGACTTCGCGCAGTTCTGGAGCGCGTACGAGGACGTCGTCCGCCGCGCGCGCGGCAACAAGCTGACGGTCGAGGACTTCGCCGGGACGACGATCTCGCTCACGAACCCGGGCACGATCGGCACGGTCCACTCGGTCCCGCGCCTCATGGCCGGGCAGGGCACGATCATCGGCGTCGGCGCCATGGACTACCCGGCAGAGTTCGCCGGCACGTCCGAGGACCAGCTCAACCGGATGGGCGTGTCGAAGGTCCTCACGATCACCTCGACGTACGACCACCGCATCATCCAGGGCGCGCAGTCGGGCGACTTCCTGCGCATCCTCGGCGTCAAGCTGCTCGGGAGCGACGGCTTCTACGACCGCGTGTTCACCGCACTGCGCGTCCCGTACGAGCCGGTCCGGTGGGTCCGGGACTCGTCCAACGACCCGGACGCCGAGGCGATCAAGCCGGCACGGATCGCCGAGCTGATCCACTCCTACCGCTCGCGCGGCCACCTCATGGCGGACACCGACCCGCTCGCGTACCGCCAGCGCAAGCACCCGGACCTCGACATCCAGTCGCACGGCCTCACGCTGTGGGACCTCGACCGCACGTTCCCGACCGGCGGGTTCACCGGCAAGCCGCGTGCGCGGATGCGCGAGGTCCTCGGACTCCTGCGCGACTCCTACTGCCGGTCCGTCGGCGTCGAGTACATGCACCTGCAGGACCCGCGCCAGCGCCGATGGCTCCAGGAGCGCCTCGAGTCCGGGTACGCGCGCACACCGCGTGAGGACCAGCTGCGCATCCTGCGCCGGCTCAATGCCGCGGAGGCGTTCGAGACGTTCCTGCAGACCAAGTACGTCGGGCAGAAGCGCTTCTCGCTCGAGGGCGGCGAGGCCGTCATCCCGCTGCTCGACGCGATCCTGTCGAAGGCCGCGGACGGCGGGCTCGACGAGGTCGGCATCGGCATGGCCCACCGCGGACGGCTCAACGTGCTCGCCAACATCGCGGGCAAGAGCTACGGCCAGATCTTCAGCGAGTTCGAGGGCAACCAGGACCCGAAGTCGGTCCAGGGCTCGGGCGACGTCAAGTACCACCTCGGCACCGAGGGCACGTTCACCGCGGAGTCCGGCGCGACGACCCAGGTCTACCTCGCGGCGAACCCGTCGCACCTCGAGGCCGTCGACCCGGTGCTCGAGGGCATCGTGCGCGCCAAGCAGGACCGGATCGACCTCGGCGGCGACGGGTTCTCCGTGCTGCCGATCCTGATCCACGGCGACGCGGCGTTCGCGGGCCAGGGCGTCGTCTTCGAGACGCTCAACCTCTCGCAGCTGCGCGGCTACCGCACCGGCGGCACGATCCACGTGATCATCAACAACCAGGTCGGGTTCACGACCGGCGCGTCCTCGTCGCGGTCCTCGCAGTACGCCACCGACGTGGCCAAGGGCCTGCAGGTGCCGATCTTCCACGTCAACGGGGACGACCCCGAGGCGTGCGTGCGCGTCGCCGAGCTCGCGTTCGAGTACCGCGAGCAGTTCGACCGCGACGTGATCGTGGACATGGTCTGCTACCGGCGTCGCGGCCACAACGAGGGCGACGACCCGTCGATGACGCAGCCGCTCATGTACAACCTCATCGAGGCGAAGCGCTCGGTCCGCAAGCTCTACACCGAGACGCTCGTCGCACGCGGCGACATCACGGTCGACGAGGCCGAGCATGTCCTGCGGGACTACCAGACGCAGCTCGAGCGGGTCTTCAGCGAGACACGTGAGGGTGGCTACACCCCGCCGCCGTCGAGCGAGCCGGTCGCCGGGCTGGAACGCCCGGAGTCCCAGCTCGAGGACGCCGGCGTCATGGTCGGCTGGAAGACGGCCGTCGACGCGAGCGTGCTCGAGCGGATCGGCCGCGCGCACGTCCGGCCACCCGAGGGGTTCACGATCCACCCCAAGCTCGCCCAGCTGCTCGCCAAGCGCGAGCAGATGTCACGCGAGGGCGGGATCGACTGGGGCTACGGCGAGCTGCTGGCGTTCGGCTCACTGCTCATCGAGGGCACACCGGTGCGGCTGGCCGGGCAGGACTCGCGCCGCGGGACGTTCGTGCAGCGGCACGCCGTCATGCACGACCGCCAGACGGGCGCCGAGTGGACGCCGCTGCTCTACCTGGCGGCCGACCAGGCGAAGTTCTGGATCTACGACTCGTCCCTGAGCGAGTACGCGGCCCTCGGCTTCGAGTACGGCTACTCGGTCGAGCGCCCGGACGCGCTCGTCCTGTGGGAGGCGCAGTTCGGCGACTTCGTCAACGGCGCGCAGACGGTCATCGACGAGTTCATCTCCTCGGCGCAGCAGAAGTGGGGCCAGCACTCGTCGGTCGTCCTGCTCCTGCCGCACGGCTACGAGGGCCAGGGACCGGACCACTCGTCGGCACGGATCGAGCGGTTCCTGCAGATGTGCGCCGAGGACAACCTCACGGTGGCACAGCCGTCGACCCCCGCCTCGCACTTCCACCTGCTCCGGCGCCAGGCCTACGACCGTCCGCGTCGACCCCTCGTCGTCTTCACACCGAAGTCGATGCTGCGGCTCAAGGCCTCGGCGTCCGACGTCGCCGACTTCACCTCGGGCACGTTCCGGACGGTCATCGGGGACGACGTGGCGGCGACGCGCGCGAGCCAGGTCGACCGCGTGGTGCTCTGCTCGGGCAAGGTCTACTGGGACCTGCTCGCGCACCGCACCGAGATCGGCGACGAGCGGACCGCGATCGTCCGCCTCGAGCAGCTGTACCCGCTCGACGGCGACACGCTCGCGGAGGTCCTCGCGCCGTACGGCGACACCGAGCTCGTGTGGGTCCAGGACGAGCCTGAGAACCAGGGCCCGTGGACCCACGTGTCGATGCACCTGCCGCAGGTCGTCGGGCGCCCGGTCCGGGTCGTCTCGCGGTCGGCGTCGGCGTCGCCGGCCGCAGGTCGGGCCAAGCAGCACCAGGCCGAGCAGGCTGCCCTCCTCGAGGGCGCTTTCGCGCGGTGA